In the Mytilus galloprovincialis chromosome 10, xbMytGall1.hap1.1, whole genome shotgun sequence genome, one interval contains:
- the LOC143049965 gene encoding poly [ADP-ribose] polymerase 1-like — protein sequence MAAFWFMHMMHVNRKQHLLKIEYARSSRSQCKWLLGCDKIAEGDLRIGVVHDTWPWTQWFHFDCFWGDDFEEFYKNNRGNVIGVDIEDLMDGYSSISEDDQQKAVESLEEWIDICKAFYGGDEDEDEDDGNSVCNRS from the exons ATGGCTGCATTTTGGTTTATGCATATGATGCATGTAAATAGAAAACAACATTTGTTGAAGATAGAGTATGCCCGATCAAGTAGATCGCAGTGTAAATGGTTATTGGGTTGTGATAAAATAGCTGAAG GTGACCTTAGAATTGGTGTAGTTCATGATACTTGGCCTTGGACCCAATGGTtccattttgattgtttttggGGAGATGACTTTGAAGAATTTTACAAGAATAATAGAGGTAATGTGATAGGTGTTGATATTGAGGATTTAATGGACGGCTACAGTTCTATAAGTGAGGATGATCAGCAAAAGGCAGTTGAATCTCTTGAAGAATGGATTGATATTTGTAAAGCTTTTTACGGCGGGGATGAGGATGAGGATGAAGATGATGGCAATTCGGTTTGCAACAGAAGTTGA